In Episyrphus balteatus chromosome 4, idEpiBalt1.1, whole genome shotgun sequence, the sequence tatatttaataaaaattacctcataagtcaacatataggacatatgtaggtacatatttccACTTAAGAACTCAATTTAATTACATTAAAATAATATGTAACTTCTCAATTTAATAGCATAGATATTTCTTCTTATAtgtatatcattattattatttttttttaagaatttatttaagTAGTTgtaagactttttatctatGCGGTTTTTGTTATTCATTAAagtttttatctttaaaaaaatattaaattaagttTTGCTTGTATTTATTTAGATACGAGAAtttatattaggtgtgtttttttgtttatctatatagattttgtgcaaaaaaaacgacatcgagatttttgaaatcaaaacaatttacgtgttaaaaacaacaaaaactttatctgtatagatttttgaaaaatccagataattatccagattttactttctctcgataaaaacagtagtgccaaggtagtttaattgttgtgttcatacagaaatatctgaaaatattaacaaaaaaaaaaagcggagaaaacgaggtttgaaaaaaactctcatagaaaaaaataatcaaaaatttgtttgacatggttgcattgaaattttaatatctcgagatatacgcaatgcacttttcagataaaagtcttaaatggatcctgataagattgttgaacagatatgtatataaaattaccaaagttttttcgaaaaattagaaataaaaataaaaaagttttcacatttgatttttaaaaaatcgaaaaaaaatcaaaatggctaccttcaaacgcttataacacaagaacgacgcaactaatgttaatggtcatggtcttaaaatgtagctaagaatatacagatcatttttggttttatgtgaaaaaaaaaatttttgaatccaccatggatgccatggccatatgaaaatgtttgtttgcatccaacatggatgtaatggccttcccacttcggagttaaaataaaaatatgtacagtggtgccaaatgtttgcatggatttcaaaaatctcgatgtcgtttttttgcacaaaatctatatagataaacaaaaaaacacacctattgtgtgTTTATATAGAGTGTGATCGACAtctttttcagaatttttacaCATCAGTCATATCTTCTTGTTTatgaattttatataagaattttttttcttatatccgtGTTTTGTATATAAGAAACTTTCTTTCTTATATCCGaagtttttatataagaaaaactcGGAtataagagcccccgcacactacagactttctatcggccgatagtttagtcgggttaggctcctagtgtgcgcacaggcaaccgactaaacagtcgggtcgctaggaaacattttagtttgaaggcaattgtgtagcaaaacaaactttttttcgattaaacaaactttttgatcggccgatacttaatcgttgtagtgtgcgcactttcatacattttgatactgattaagagaccgactaaactgtcgaccgatagaaagtttgtagtgtgcgggggctctaagaAATAAATTTCCGGGATTTTCAAACTTTCTTATATCCGTGTTGCACTGTACAAAGAAATACAATCAATACAAACTCTCAACAAATTTAAGCAAATCCATTAAGATTAACACATATGGCCTTCGAATATACCAGCCAGGTTAAATCATATCATGTCGATTCTCAAAGTaatgtcccaaaagtaatggatcaaacgaaatatgctaataggagaacttaagggctctcagaatttggtaacttgttcatcccaaatccttacggttttcgatttaatgcaattcttgtgaaatttcgaaaaatccctactttgcaacagtattttgcaatattatgcgATATAACTGCAGCTTTgggaacttttatacatttttgaaaactagaataacagggcaactttttaaaataatcaaccattctcacaccgtacaaattttttttgcggtgttgctatcaaataaaagttagaaattgattttttataaaacttgaaaatgttagttaatttgcagcgaaatggcgtatgggataaaaaacattttgattaattaattgttcctagttatttggcaatgtttttgtaaaagaagaaTTGCATTAAAACGGAAAACGTAAGGATTtttgatgaacaagttaccaaattctgagagcccttaagttaccctatcagcatatttcgtttgatccattacttttgggacaccctgtatataagaCCTCCCACCTTCGAAAGATTCATACATGACATTTGTTCACTTTTCTTAAAGAATCATTCCATTGTTGGTTTTTCATAGTAATGAACCTTACAACGTGTACGCACAACAACTACATATATACAATTACTTTCTCGCCTTTCTGTGCATTTTGTTTCATTTCGATTTTATAATTCACTTGCATACCAATAAATCATACAAAAACTGGGATGGGGCTGGTTTCGTTTCgaatcaagttaaaaaaaaaggaggaaTAAGATTAAAGGGgttgaaatttgaattaaattgagTTTATTGTCGTGTGCCCATGCCCACGCAACAACAGTCTCCATTTAATATCCAGTCGAAAGGTGATAcatattatacattttttgaagCATCTATACTTTCTTCTCAATATTGACAAGAGTTGGAGTTACTTCTTTGTGACTTCCGATTCCTACAGATTCTTTGTTAGTAAAAGAGCTAACTTTGGTCAAGGAAATAATCAACATACGGATAAAGCAATCTATTACAAGTCGCCCTAAATAAGCTTCAAATTCAGATGaaatactcttaaaaaaaaaaaacaatttgtctGAATGAATGAATCCGTGAACAAACTTTCACGTCgccattgataaaaaaaaaactctaagcCAACATTTTTGTGCACTCACCTTTTTATCCTTGATAGGCACATGAACTTTCTGTGCAAGTTTTATTGTCTTCTGCTGGTAGACATCAGCATACTGCTCACGTGTCGGTATCCTGCCTGTTGTATGGACTTTTTCAAGTGctacaaatttaaaatgcatatttttttttttataaattttacaaaagaaaaaataatttaatcataattattaaaacaaataaaataaaattttattttttattatgtatgtacataccATCATCAATAAGCTTTTGAGCAAGTGGATATTGATTTTCCATGCGAGACTTTTCGCCCATCAAATCCTGAATGTATTTTGTGGCCATTTCATTCAGACGAACTCTGCCATTCTCAGTGTGGTCATCAATTTCAATGCCATTTCCTTCAACTTCCATATCACTcatgatgatgatttttttttcaaatatttttcaagtaatttaattgaatttaaatgtgagtttttttgatttaaaaaatataatatatatttaatttcacttgattaaaatgaaaaactatACACCGTGCGGAGCtagaagaaaaagaaatgcAATGGCGACGGTCGATGATGCGATGAatgacaatttcttttttttttattttattttttctgcaaCTATTGCGTTGTAATGCGATGgattaattttggttttgagTGTACTGAAAGCCGGTTTTTTGTAGGTAGGGTAGTTCGTTTTAGTGCTAGGTTACAATAGACAATAGAGAATTACCACACAAAAAATTATGTTCATTGAAATTATATCGTTTAATGACATTTTGACCTTTTATTATTTCAgtattatagttgaaaaagtttatgtatggtcaaatagctaAAATTGTAGGAAGTTCGAagagtattaaaaaattatttaatgcagacactttgcattgaattttgtttttttttttaattccagaaaattttttatttgcaaaaaaaattttttttttaatgcaaaatatttttatctgctataaaaattttattttcaatgcaaattgttttcatttgcaataaattttttttgaatgcaaaatttttttgttgcaataaatatttttttttttcaatgcaaataattttcagttgcaattaaaaatttttttttaatgaaaaaattttttgttttttcaatggaatttttttttaattgtaagaaatatttgtttttaaattgcatttttcttaaattaatatttttacaatcCTGGTATGAaggctgtagtgaaaacatGCTATAAAAGACAATTtcgattaagaaaaattaaaatgatttggatgaaatttgcAAAATGTGTGTTCAACTTTGTTCTGAACTGTTTCGAAGAGAAAAGTAGAGATATTTTGCTGTTCATTTAGGGTTTTCTGTTTTGAACTGTTCTAGTTTACTGTTCATTGAAACTGTCTAGAACATTTCAgagcaggatttttttttggttcagaaCAGGTTAGAAAAGATTAGTGAGAACTGTCATATGTGCTTGTTGTCAATTTATTTTCTGACGTTTTTTTCATGAAACTGTTGTGTCCTGTCCTGTTTTAACTATTTTATCGTTGAGAgggaaatgagataattttttatCATGAGATGATTTCCACGTCATTTCAATGAAATGAGCAAAGTAAAGTCATAACtatacaatgacctaaaaagtgaaaaagtggaaattttacaaaagtaaaattttttatttctttcttgcggcaaatgtttttgaaaaaaaactataaaaattgtttttttaaaccaaaaaacaagctttctgcatcattatttttaattttgtggtcggaaaaactgtaACAagatgagtttgaaaattttcactttttgactttttgcaaaaagtggccgctGAGTTATGCTTCAACCAATTTATTTGAATCACGGACTCGAATTTTTGACACAAGCATCCGATTTCCTCCATCTATTATAGTTCGGCCTTTAACTGTGCAATCAATGAAACATTTTCGGTTAATTTGCCAAATAATCTTCAAAGAGAgatgttatattttattttattttatagataattttttgctcttttctaaaaattgcttTACTAACAATTCTTATTCATTGTGAATTCGGAAAATTCCTAAAATGAACACGCCTCAACAATTTTCAATCAAACAGATCTATATCtgtcaaaacattttttcctcaaaacagaacaaaaaaattatttccatttgattttaacattttgcaaaaaagaaatattttaattaaaaaagataattaaTTATGAGGGACGTTGAGCATCGTTCCTCTTCTTACCGCTCACGGCACAAATCTCGTTCCAAATCCCGTGATCGAGATCGCGATAGGGATTACTATTCCCGCCGAAGGCGTTCAAATTCTCGCAGCTCTCGTTCACGTCCCTCAAAATCATCGAGgaagaaaaaatcaaagaaaaaacgCTACCGCAGTAGTAGCAGCAGTTCCACTAGCAGTCGCAGTCGTGGTTCAATAAAATCAAGTAGTTCCAGCACTCGGCGAACAACAACTCAACCGCCAAGTTCTGAAGAAAACTCTTTGTCAGTTCAAGCTGCGCCACCGCCCAAGGATCTACCATCGCTAAGTAATTATCGTGATCGTGGAGCTATTGCTAAAATCGAAGATGATTCATTCACAGCAAGTCCCTTCTTCAGTTCGGCGGAAACTAAAAAACTCCCAGAAAAAGTTATAATCGATTTGAAAAACGATACAATTTTGGTTGAGGATAAAGATGAAACAGAAACACAACCCGAGGAATCTTTGTTATTTCATCCAAATGTAAGAATCAAACAGATCTCAAAATTCcattttcaacttttatttattttgcagtTTATTGGAGACTATATGCAAAAAATGGACAAATGGGTTAACAAATTATACAACTATAGGCAAAAAGCGTTCCAGGAATAATAAACTAgaacttaataaaaatgtatttaaaatatatcgGAGCCAGTTTTTCTTGCTTTTAATATAGCTTCATCGGGAGTGAGTAACTCCTGTTGAGATGGTTCCAATGGGCTACCATCTTCGGCTAATTTGCCAGCCTTAAAGTCGTCTATAACCTTTTGCGCATAAATGGCATTGTATAAATCTAAACTAGTGAATTCAGATTGCACAACATCGGGAGCTTTGTAGGAGACGTAGGgttttaatttgcaattttccaAATTTGGTACAATTAATTGAGGAATTCGCTGTGGGATTGATTGGAATTTTCCATCAACATAAACTCCAGTGTCTCGAACACCACGTTTGTAGATTGGCACTGGTGGATCGAGTGAGGTTCGTTGGGCTTCTTTTAAGGAGCGAGTTCCTCGCTTGTTGAAAGTTGGAAATTTGCGGAAATTTCTTTTACCAGCGAGGATGGCGGAAGTGGAGATGGATCGCTGGTTGGGACGAACGGCGAGAGcaagaattttattaattttttccatttttcttacaaaatttggtcgaaaataaaattttttaggaatttttttttgacattggtAAAATCAGCTGTGGGAATGCTGTCAAAATGACAGTAAAAAATATCTGTTTGGTTCAAGTTTTTTCTGGTGTAATTTTAATGCATGATTTACATGAGTGAAAatctaatagcctgttttcactagagcccaaatgagatattttcgcaatgggcacgttcaaacaactaaagcctagtacgcagatcgggaaaaaaacaaattttaatctcTACAAAACACTTTTTAATCAATCATTGGCATCTTAAGCGAATGTCGCACCAACTTTAGTTTGCAGTTTTTTCCGTATTGCATAAAgttaatatttatacttttttttgtaattatcaaTATCTCGTTTGCTAAGAATATGCCAAAAAAGGGCGGGAAgagtgaatttttaaacaaaaactaaaaatagtaGCAAAATTATGATCATAAGTGGGCTGTAGGTCTGTCttggtattttaatattttgtcgacgtttcgggcgtgattacacaattcttcaggactctaaagtaaaaaatttttattctaaaaatactaaaaaaaatctaaattaaaatctatacttacattagctgtgtttttttgtttatctatatagattttgtgcaaaaaaacgacatcgagatttttgaaatccatgcaaacatttggcaccactgtacatatactttggcagctgtctgtcaaaaatgttgcttttgttttttttttattttaactccgaagtgggaaggccattaaatccatgttggatgcaaacaaaaattttcatatggccatggcatccatgttggattcaaaaaaatttttttttcacaaaaaaccaaaaatgatctgtatattcttagctacattttaagaccatgaccattaacattagttgcgtcgttcttgtgttataagcgtttgaaggtagccatattgaattttttttttatttttttaaaatcaaatgtgaaaaccttttttatttgtatttctaatttttcgaaaaaactttggtaattttatatacatatctgttcaacaatcttaacaggatccatttaagacttttatctgaaaagtgcattgcgtatatctcgagatattaacatttcaatgcaaccatgtcaaacaaatttttgattatttttttctatgagagtttttttcaaacctcgttttctccgcttttttttttgttaatattttcagatatttctgtatgaacacaacaattaaactaccttggcactacagtttttatcgagagaaatcaaaatctggataattatctggatttttcaaaaatctatacagataaagtttttgttgtatttaacacgtaaattgttttgatttcaaaaatctcgatgtcgtttttttgcacaaaatctatatagataaacaaaaaaacacgcctaatattaggtgtgtttttttgtttatctatatagattttgtgcaaaaaaacgacatcgggatttttgaaatccatgcaaacatttggcaccactgtacatatactttggcagctgtttgtcaaaaatgttgcttttgttttttttaaaattttaactccgaagtgggaaggccataaacaaaaaataccaagactggaaactcggcggtcaactgacgtttgcctacaagctgcgaggtgtggtgaatgtcgtgaacctatcgttgtgttcgtgttggatgtgtggtgaatgtcgtgaatctataaatgtgtgcgtgttaacgtcatttaccaacgtggtggctttcacatatattcacagacaacactgaacacaaaagggttttgggggggaagacgtacgaaattttccagtcttggtattttttgtttatggggaAGGCCATTActtccatgttggatgcaaacaaaaattttcatatcgccatggcatccatgttggattcaaaaaattttttttttcacaaaaaaacaaaaattatctgtatattcttagctacattttaagaccatgaccattaacattagttgcgtcgttcttgtgttataagcgtttgaaggtagccatattgaattttttttcgattttttaaaaatcaaatgtgaaaacttttttatttttatttctaatttttcgaaaaaactttggtaattttatatacatatctgttgaacaatcttatcaggatccatttaagacttttatctgaaaagtgcattgcgtatatctcgagatattaacatttcaatgcaaccatgtcaaacaaatttttgattattttttttatgagagtttttttcaaacctcgttttctccgctttttttttttttgttaatattttcagaattttctgtatgaacacaacaattaaactactttggcactactgtttttatcgagagaaagtaaaatctggataattatctggatttttcaaaaatctatacagataaagtttttgttgtttttaacacgtaaattgttttgatttcaaaaatctcgatgtcgtttttttgcacaaaatctatatagataaacaaaaaaacacacctattataaaataataaattttaagatatttcttaaaatttgttttggttaattttctcttttatttttaatatttttgcaatatttcaaaattcaaaaattgaagccttgaaaaagacatttcaattaatcgaatttcaaaataatgaaatctaaatttcacatttgataaaaaaaaatcaaaatttgactttcaaaatcaaacacGATCTTCAgaaatcaggggtcgaattaccgcacacgattacgatcatacgttaacggtttgtttattgctctctctatttaattcgTAGAagaagatagggacacatagcaaccctacgttaacgaacgtatgccgtagttcgaccccaggtcaaatataaaatttagcctaaaatatttctatggACAAACTGGCTATAGATATTGCTCACTCCTTCGCAATCTGATCGCCTATTAACAGTATTATTAGTATTTAAAATGTGCAACATTTCCAATAACATACGTTTACTATAATGTTTTTCTGTCTGTAAAATGTCAACATTGTTAAAGTCTGGCCTATGTCCTTCATCTATACAATGTAAAGCCAATGCTGTTGTTTGTGAGTGTGCGCTATTAATGTCTGATCTGTGACCAGctaaacgattttttaacttttgcatAGAAGTTCCTACATAAacggaaggacaatggtttaTTCCGTCACCTAGACATTTTATCTTATAGACAATATTAGATCTTTCACTTTTCgaaaattcaccttttaaatttgaaaacaatgaacTTCTTAAGATATTTGACGATTTAAAAGCTAAACGAACATTGTCTTTATTTCTTATGGGggcatttaaaattctatttgaaagaccaggggtcgaattacagcatacgattacgaccatacgttaacgtttttactatttgtgtctctatttatttagtagaaaaagatagggacacatagcgaccatacgttaacgaacgtatgccgtaattcgacccctgaaaTGTGTAGaatacttttgtatgaaaactgtGTAACATTTGTTACTAATATTTAGCGATACAAGAAATTTCTTAAAACGACACCCTgaaattttaattgttcaaGCTGACAAAGGCAATGTCACAGtagcaatagaaaaaataacttatgtTGATAAAATGAAAGATATGATGGCTGACAGGAACACTTATACAATTTTGAGAAGTGACCCCACAAATAAGGTTCAAAGTCGGAATAATAATCTAGTTAAGTACTTGTTCACTAataatttcattaatgaatatgaAAAGAAGAATATGACGACATATACTGCTAATAGTCCTAAAATTTACGGATTACCTAAAATTCATAAACAAAACATGCCTCTAAGACCAATTTGTTCTTCTATGAATGTTCCATGTTATCAGTTATCTAAATACctagtaaaaattttaaataacattacTGTTAACTCTAAATATAACGTAAAAAATGCATCATCGTTTATTTCAACAGTCTCACCAGTTGTTTTAGAACAAGACcattagtttcttttgatgttgttTCTTTATTCACCAATATTCCTATTCAATTGGCTCTAGAATTAGTTGGAAAAAGTTGGaatattacactggttaacaaaattaaactttttttttgttgccgaaacaaaaatatacttttctgaaggttttcggtgtgctgaactcgaatctgaagtcaaaaaaaattaatcagctcccgtttttgaaatattactgttagaaaatgcagtatttcggaccttattcttttatataaggaaaattttttgagcatatttagtaacggttttcataagtattatttaccacctttttaaatctgtttaaatctttccgatatcttttttactgcccgagatatcctaagttgtttggtatttttataaattttataacgtcattatcttctttgtgatatatgaagccaaacccacttacttcagtttgagatatctcgggcaatataaaagatattgaaaaaatttaaacaggtgtcgaaagatggaaaacagttcttatagaaaccgttactaaatatgctcaaacaattttctttatacaaaagaagaaggtccgaagaattcaaaaaaacatatttttgcattttctaacggtaatatctcaaaaacgggagctgattagttgtttctgacctcgtattcgagttcagcacaccaaaaatcttcataaaagtatatttttgtttcggcaacaaaacccttgtaaaccagtgttatcaaaGATCATACAAgaattccaaaattaaaattcttagaaATTTTGCGATTCTGTGTAATCGACAATAATTATTTggaatatgataaaatattttatcaacaaaaacaaggagTTCCTATGGGAAGTCCTGCTTCTCCAATATTAGCAGATATCGTAATGGAAGCATTATTAGATAGCGTATTTGATAAAATTCCAAATAAACCAAAGCTAATTACAAAATATGTCgatgacatttttattattctcaAATCGAATCATGTTAATTCAACTCTAACTGCCTTAAATTTactttcatccaaaaattcagTTTACTGTTGAGTTGGAAAATAACGGAGAACTTCCTTATCTTGATGTGttagtaaaaagaaaaaataatagattagtatttgattggtataaaaaaccaaCATCTTCAGGTcgtcttattaattttaattcaaaacagcCGAAACATGTTATTATCAACACAGCTACAAATTTTGTCAACAGAGTATTGGATATCAGTGACATTGTCTTTcgtcaaaaaaacataaaaagaattACCAATACTTTACTTTCTAACTCCTTTCCATTAAACATAATAAGAACAATATTGAATCAATATTTCAATCCCTTGGTTCAAACAAATTTAGTAACAAATGTTACacagttttcatacaaaagtattCTATACATTCCAGGTCtttcaaatagaattttaaatgccCCCATAAGAAATAAAGACAATGTTCGTTTAGCTTTTAAATCGTCAAATATCTTAAGAAgttcattgttttcaaatttaaaaggtgaattttcGAAAAGTGAAAGATCTAATATTGTCTATAAGATAAAATGTCTAGGTGACGGAATAAACCATCGTTTAGCTGGTCACAGATCAGACATTAATAGCGCACACTCACAAACAACAGCATTGGCTTTACATTGTATAGATGAAGGACATAGGCCAGACTTTAACAATGTTGACATTTTACAGACAGAAAAACATTATAGTAAACGTATGTTATTGGAAATGTTGCACATTTTAAATACTAATAATACTGTTAATAGGCGATCAGATTGCGAAGGAGTGAGCAATATCTATAGCCAGTTTGTccatagaaatattttaggctaaattttatatttgacctGATTTCTGAAGATCgtgtttgattttgaaagtcaaattttgatttttttatcaaatgtgaaatttatggcgttttcgattggcagtccggaagcgtccggaatcattctgaaaaaattttattcacacaaaactgtcagttttgtacgaataaaacgctttcagaatgattccggacgcttccggactgccaatcgaaaacgccattagatttcattattttgaaattcgattaattgaaacgtctttttcaaggcttcaatttttgaattttgaaatattgcaaaaatataaaaaataaaaaagaaaattaaccaaaacaaattttaagaaatatcttaaaatttattattttataatattgtaagtatagattttaatttagattttttttagtatttttagaataaaaattttgtactttagagtcctgaagaagggtgtacccaactaacaattttacttccacgaggttaagatttttaatttcttgcagctattatctctacagggcttgtatttagtttgtgaatcgaaaattcaaactttcgaggcttaactttcgttaaccgcttcctagaaacctagtgcaagtggaatctaaaaatttctacaagcattaatgtaaacatttcgtttaaatttcaatacggccacatgaaattccattgtagaagcacaagaaattaaagccaataactgacttcttttaaatggctttgcaaaagaaattgtattagaactgcttacaaaatctttatgaatgctttctattttttttatccaattcgaaaattattagactcaaaaatgacttaggtatttatttaagtatggtagaagtacctacaacttatacaattgccttaaatgcatttattattataattctatattaccgaaattatgtcaatagtatatgagtcgtgatattcattaaataaaaaaaaaaaacattacgttgaatttcaaataaaccgcattaaacggttttgcctttttaaacaaatattccacaaaatatatgtgttatagttactgcattccaatatttgaattaaaaaattgttgaatcattgtttttgattgaaaatattacaaagtatgttttatattactttcaaatataacgacttacataaatgtttattttgtatctctgtatgagaaaaaaagaagttcaatttcaggcgcatgagcgaaaagtttttagttttatatgtttgccttagcgaagttaggggacatttatttatatttgtagaggtcctttaagtacaagcaaaacattgtaaaaagcatttaattttataagtttgcctaagcgaactaattttatttctagaagccctgtgaaagtgagtacaagctaaattttttaaactgtcaggcaaactcatgagaataagaaa encodes:
- the LOC129919706 gene encoding 39S ribosomal protein L41, mitochondrial — translated: MEKINKILALAVRPNQRSISTSAILAGKRNFRKFPTFNKRGTRSLKEAQRTSLDPPVPIYKRGVRDTGVYVDGKFQSIPQRIPQLIVPNLENCKLKPYVSYKAPDVVQSEFTSLDLYNAIYAQKVIDDFKAGKLAEDGSPLEPSQQELLTPDEAILKARKTGSDIF
- the LOC129919705 gene encoding DNA topoisomerase 1, with protein sequence MRDVEHRSSSYRSRHKSRSKSRDRDRDRDYYSRRRRSNSRSSRSRPSKSSRKKKSKKKRYRSSSSSSTSSRSRGSIKSSSSSTRRTTTQPPSSEENSLSVQAAPPPKDLPSLSNYRDRGAIAKIEDDSFTASPFFSSAETKKLPEKVIIDLKNDTILVEDKDETETQPEESLLFHPNFIGDYMQKMDKWVNKLYNYRQKAFQE